In a single window of the Notamacropus eugenii isolate mMacEug1 chromosome 4, mMacEug1.pri_v2, whole genome shotgun sequence genome:
- the TMIGD2 gene encoding transmembrane and immunoglobulin domain-containing protein 2 isoform X2: MGYPLMDLFLLILSGVFSRGTNLVVKQQPQVLEVAPGGKVNMTCNVTWTEVEQFRVKWKKDGKELRQSTPLSWKSSQVTWGSREKLVWIPENTIILSLDDVNANDSGHHVCHVTIEIPEFKKANSNGTHLIVSGLLLWLLVASVMVGSGTVMGKMIWQFLRRSRDSGNHFYGNVLSYHRKANAIIPSKDKTLACAPERKIEGSIYSTTFPKPPPQRVQSPRTLPDPSQPAYC, translated from the exons ATGGGATATCCCCTTATGGACCTTTTCCTCCTGATACTATCTGGAG TGTTCTCAAGAGGGACTAATTTGGTGGTGAAGCAGCAGCCTCAAGTCCTGGAGGTAGCCCCGGGTGGCAAAGTGAACATGACATGTAATGTCACCTGGACTGAAGTGGAGCAATTCCGAGTGAAGTGGAAGAAGGATGGCAAGGAGCTGCGCCAGTCCACACCCCTCAGTTGGAAATCCAGCCAGGTTACATGGGGGTCCAGAGAAAAGTTGGTCTGGATCCCAGAAAACACCATCATCCTGAGTCTGGATGATGTGAATGCTAATGACAGCGGGCATCATGTGTGCCATGTGACAATAGAAATCCCAGAATTTAAGAAAGCTAACAGCAATGGGACACATCTCATAGTCTCAG GTCTTCTCTTATGGCTGCTGGTGGCAAGTGTTATGGTGGGATCAGGGACTGTGATGGGCAAAATGATCTGGCAATTCCTTAGGAGAAGCAGAGACTCTG GCAATCACTTTTATGGCAATGTTCTCTCCTACCACCGGAAGGCTAATGCTATCATCCCAAGCAAGGACAAGACTCTGGCATGTGCACCAGAGAGGAAGATAGAAGGGAGCATCTACTCTACTACTTTCCCCAAGCCCCCACCCCAGAGGGTCCAGTCCCCTAGAACCCTCCCAGACCCTTCCCAGCCTGCATACTGCTAG
- the TMIGD2 gene encoding transmembrane and immunoglobulin domain-containing protein 2 isoform X1 → MGYPLMDLFLLILSGVFSRGTNLVVKQQPQVLEVAPGGKVNMTCNVTWTEVEQFRVKWKKDGKELRQSTPLSWKSSQVTWGSREKLVWIPENTIILSLDDVNANDSGHHVCHVTIEIPEFKKANSNGTHLIVSDSFQSNWIKGFPGLLLWLLVASVMVGSGTVMGKMIWQFLRRSRDSGNHFYGNVLSYHRKANAIIPSKDKTLACAPERKIEGSIYSTTFPKPPPQRVQSPRTLPDPSQPAYC, encoded by the exons ATGGGATATCCCCTTATGGACCTTTTCCTCCTGATACTATCTGGAG TGTTCTCAAGAGGGACTAATTTGGTGGTGAAGCAGCAGCCTCAAGTCCTGGAGGTAGCCCCGGGTGGCAAAGTGAACATGACATGTAATGTCACCTGGACTGAAGTGGAGCAATTCCGAGTGAAGTGGAAGAAGGATGGCAAGGAGCTGCGCCAGTCCACACCCCTCAGTTGGAAATCCAGCCAGGTTACATGGGGGTCCAGAGAAAAGTTGGTCTGGATCCCAGAAAACACCATCATCCTGAGTCTGGATGATGTGAATGCTAATGACAGCGGGCATCATGTGTGCCATGTGACAATAGAAATCCCAGAATTTAAGAAAGCTAACAGCAATGGGACACATCTCATAGTCTCAG ATTCCTTCCAAAGCAACTGGATCAAAGGATTTCCAG GTCTTCTCTTATGGCTGCTGGTGGCAAGTGTTATGGTGGGATCAGGGACTGTGATGGGCAAAATGATCTGGCAATTCCTTAGGAGAAGCAGAGACTCTG GCAATCACTTTTATGGCAATGTTCTCTCCTACCACCGGAAGGCTAATGCTATCATCCCAAGCAAGGACAAGACTCTGGCATGTGCACCAGAGAGGAAGATAGAAGGGAGCATCTACTCTACTACTTTCCCCAAGCCCCCACCCCAGAGGGTCCAGTCCCCTAGAACCCTCCCAGACCCTTCCCAGCCTGCATACTGCTAG